In Paenibacillus guangzhouensis, a single window of DNA contains:
- a CDS encoding outer spore coat protein CotE, producing the protein MALADKHQCREIITKAVCGKGRKFSTVTHTVTPPHNPTSILGAWVINHQYEAVRAGDGIEVIGTYDINIWYSYDKNSQTDVAKETVSYVEHVPLSYLDPKHRASTQEVAAEATQEPNCVEASVSSNKSSVSIRVEREFAVEMVAETKVCVKVCPNGCADHDDKDYDFSYEDGEYDDLDPDLLDDEV; encoded by the coding sequence ATGGCATTAGCAGATAAACATCAATGTAGAGAGATTATTACGAAAGCAGTCTGCGGCAAGGGTCGTAAGTTCTCTACCGTAACACATACCGTGACTCCGCCTCATAATCCAACCAGCATCCTGGGGGCATGGGTTATAAACCATCAGTACGAAGCAGTTCGTGCAGGCGACGGCATTGAAGTTATTGGTACTTACGATATCAACATTTGGTATTCATACGACAAAAACTCGCAAACGGATGTAGCCAAAGAAACGGTATCTTATGTAGAACACGTTCCACTGTCGTATCTGGATCCGAAACATAGAGCATCGACGCAAGAGGTGGCTGCGGAGGCAACGCAAGAGCCGAACTGCGTAGAAGCGAGCGTATCTTCTAACAAGTCGAGTGTATCGATCCGTGTGGAACGCGAATTTGCTGTTGAGATGGTCGCTGAGACCAAAGTCTGTGTCAAGGTCTGCCCGAACGGCTGCGCGGATCATGATGACAAAGATTATGATTTCAGCTATGAAGACGGTGAATATGACGATCTAGACCCGGATTTGCTTGACGATGAAGTATGA
- a CDS encoding putative amidoligase domain-containing protein, which yields MNTWIWTDGEGMALEFARNHPPHDLIRALRQGCGQEGKVMRHPDELMPLTRLTSESETLTWVRWEGSDESTNRWLNRLHTPQALIYRTNCDASYVQRRQDVDLSTILARHGIPISQEKGIRRYTVHVYHLRVLAVHRGVLIGPNGLSSEQPIDLDRSDAVIRRICRLAIRALYCVGWDIGEVHIEQQQSGGMVVVSLLSPPELSSKELATQFALAMIHDRDRFRLEAERTTPAMLGMDPEFILYDAELGKTVSASKYLPKDGPVGCDAVWIRSSGNRLDEEGLEQTVTMNSPIYPLVELRPEPREEPRELIIQLMRTMQMAARSIPDRHLRWLAGGMPMPGLAIGGHIHFSGLWLNAQLLRVLDNYIALPLAIIEANTSARRRPRYGVLGDFRVQPHHGFEYRTLPSWLVSPVVTKGVIALAQLVASEYRSLTLRYTRDERVVEAFYAGNSSLLAGYFESLYDDLLRLPSYGKYAGYIEPLMDRIRHRVPWDEQQDIRKLWKIPPFQ from the coding sequence ATGAATACGTGGATATGGACGGACGGAGAAGGAATGGCTCTGGAATTCGCCAGAAATCATCCGCCTCATGATCTAATACGCGCGCTTCGGCAGGGATGCGGCCAGGAAGGAAAGGTCATGAGACATCCGGATGAGCTGATGCCTCTGACTAGGCTTACTTCTGAATCCGAGACCTTGACGTGGGTTCGCTGGGAAGGATCAGATGAGTCAACGAACCGTTGGCTTAATCGACTTCATACGCCGCAAGCTCTCATCTATCGAACCAATTGTGATGCATCGTATGTACAACGCCGGCAGGACGTGGATTTAAGCACAATATTAGCTCGACATGGAATACCTATTTCGCAAGAGAAGGGCATACGACGATATACCGTACATGTCTATCATTTGCGTGTGCTTGCCGTTCATCGTGGTGTCCTTATCGGGCCAAATGGCCTATCTTCGGAACAGCCTATCGATTTAGACCGCTCAGATGCTGTCATTCGTCGTATTTGCCGATTGGCAATTCGCGCACTCTATTGCGTTGGTTGGGATATTGGGGAAGTTCATATTGAGCAGCAGCAGAGCGGTGGGATGGTAGTGGTGTCATTGCTATCCCCGCCAGAGCTCAGTTCCAAGGAACTCGCAACACAATTTGCGCTGGCGATGATTCATGATCGAGATCGATTCCGGTTGGAAGCAGAACGAACAACACCAGCGATGCTCGGGATGGACCCCGAGTTTATTCTGTATGACGCGGAACTGGGCAAGACCGTGTCTGCATCGAAATATTTGCCGAAGGATGGTCCCGTCGGTTGCGATGCCGTCTGGATTCGAAGCAGTGGGAATCGACTGGATGAAGAAGGGCTTGAGCAGACCGTGACGATGAATTCGCCGATTTATCCGCTCGTCGAGCTTAGACCGGAGCCACGCGAAGAGCCGCGGGAACTGATCATCCAATTAATGCGAACGATGCAAATGGCAGCCAGATCGATTCCGGATCGACATTTACGCTGGCTTGCTGGCGGTATGCCTATGCCCGGACTTGCGATCGGAGGCCATATTCATTTCAGCGGACTTTGGTTAAATGCTCAGCTGCTTCGGGTATTAGATAATTATATCGCGCTCCCCCTAGCGATCATTGAGGCAAACACATCCGCGAGACGAAGACCGAGGTATGGTGTGCTTGGGGATTTTCGCGTTCAGCCTCACCATGGGTTCGAATATCGAACCTTGCCTAGCTGGCTGGTCTCTCCGGTGGTGACCAAAGGTGTCATTGCGCTTGCGCAGCTCGTCGCTTCAGAGTACCGTTCATTAACATTGCGCTATACGCGTGATGAACGGGTGGTTGAAGCTTTTTATGCAGGCAATTCCTCCTTACTCGCCGGTTATTTCGAATCGTTGTACGATGATTTATTAAGGCTTCCTTCTTATGGGAAATATGCAGGGTACATAGAGCCGCTCATGGATCGGATCAGGCACCGCGTCCCATGGGATGAGCAGCAAGATATTCGCAAGCTGTGGAAAATCCCTCCCTTTCAATGA